The DNA segment TCAAGATAATGATTTAGCGCATCAGCGCGTTCGATCACATCTTTCAGCTGGTCACTCGTTATCATTCTTTGTACATTTTATCGATCTCATCGGCGTAATTCTTATTGATAACGCCACGCTTCAACTTAAGTGTATTGGTGAGTTCGTCCTTCTCCATACTGAAATGATGAGGTAATAAGGTGAAACGCTTTATCTGTTCGTAATGAGACAATGACTGTTGCAATGTTTCAAGTCGTTCCATCATCATATTACAAACTTTTGGATTAGAACAAAGATCTTCTCTACTTATAAACTCTATTCCATTCTCTCTTGCCCATTCTTCGAGCAAACGATATTCAGGTATTATAAGAGCTGAGACAAACTTACGCTGATCGGCAACTACTGATATCTGGTCAACAAACTTGTCTACAAGCATCTTAGATTCTATCATCTGAGGAGCAATATACTTACCATTGGAAGTCTTAAACAAATCTTTAATGCGCTCTTTAAGATACAATTCGCCATCAAGCAGATAACCGGAGTCGCCTGTACGAAAATAGCCCTCTTCATCGAAAGCCATCTTTGTAAGGTCTTCTTTCTTATAATATCCGGGAGTAATAGTAGGTCCTTTAAGGAGTATTTCGCCTTCTTTTGATATCTTTATATCAATGCCCTCTATAGGACGACCCACAGAACCTACTGTATAGGTTTCACCAAGATGATCACAGGAAACAGTAGCAAGACTTTCTGTCAAACCATATCCTACGATCATATTCAGGCCGATGGAATGAACGAATTCTTCGACTTCAGAGGATACTGTTGCACCTGCTGTAGGGAAGAGATTAGCATTTTCCAATCCCATTTCCTTACGGATAAGACTGAATACGGTGTTGTTTATTAACTTATATTTTAGACTTAACGCCAGAGAAGGACGCTTTCCTTTGCTAAGACATTCTATATTATGCTTACGACCTATTTTAAGCGAGTTTACGAATATCTTTCGCTGTATAGGATTTGCCCTGTCTATCTGATCTTTTACACCGACATATACTTTCTCCCAGAAACGAGGAACAGAACACATACTTGTAGGATGTGTCTCACGCATTGATTTCTGAACATCTTTAGGATTAGTATTAACAATGAGTGTTGCTCCTTCACTAAGACAAAGAGCGGTCCAGCCTTTCTCGAATACATGTGTGTATGGAAGGAAATTCATTATTCTATCCTTCTCTGTTATAGGCACACACTTATTATTAGCCACTAGAGCTGCATAATACTGACCATACGTTAACATGACACCTTTGCTTACGCCTGTGGTTCCACTTGTATAGAGAATGTTAGCTATATCATCAAAACTTGCTTGCTTATAAAGGGTTTCTACCTCTGACTGACGTAAAAGATTCTCACCAAGTTTCAAGAAGTCATCAAAATACAGCGCATTGGGATCGTGTGTACTTATACGTACACTGCGGTCATAAATGATTATACGTTCCAGTTGTGGACACAATGCGAATATACGGTGGGCCTTATCATATTGTTCCTGCTCTCCTACAAAAATAAATCGAATCTGAGCATCATTGACCATGTATTGTATCTGATCCTCGCTAGTAGTAGCATATAGAGGAACAGTTACGGCACGTATGCCCCATGCACCAAAATCTGTATAAACGTATTGAACTGTATTTTGTGAGAATATACCTATATTCTCTTGTACCTTTACCCCTAGATTCAGTAATGAATTGGAAACTTGTTTTACTGTTTTGGAAAATGTATTCCAACTTACTGACTTCCACTGCGATCCGCCGAAGTCTTTATAAATCAAGGCTTCACGCTCGCCATATTTTTTAGCCTGATCGTGAATAAGTACCGAAAGATGGCTGTTAGTCTGCATATGCATTAATATTTATTAATGCAAAGATAGTACAAGTTGGGCGTAATACAAAATAAAAAACGAAGTTTCTTAATCTTTTGCAACTTAATGTATGATGTTTTCATTTAATTTGGTATCTTTGCTACCGTTATGGATTATAAAGAATATACTAATGATGCGGTAGAAATGCTAAAAGCATTGATTTCCACGCCCTCAATAAGCAAGGACGAGGAGAAAGCGGCTAATGTCTTTACCAAATTTATTGTGGAATGGGGTTTCAAATATAAAAGGGAAGCTAATAATGTCTGGATCTTCTCTAATGATTTTGACAATAATAAGCCTACTTTGCTATTGAATGCCCACATTGACACGGTAAGGCCTGTGGATTCATGGACAAGGTCTCCATTTGTACCTGACATGTACTTTGACATCCTTTACGGTCTGGGAAGTAATGACTGTGGGGGTGGATTGGTATCTTTGCTACAGGTTTTCCGTATCATTACATCAAAAGAACAAAAATATAACACTATATTTCTGGCATCTGCTGAGGAGGAAATTTCAGGAGAGAATGGTATAACTAGTGTGATTCCACTATTACCTGATATTGATATCGCGATTGTTGGTGAACCAACAGGAATGCAACCTGCTATTGCAGAGAAAGGGCTAATGGTACTTGATGTTATCGCAAGAGGAAAATCGGGGCATGCGGCAAGAAACGAAGGTATTAACGCAATATATGAATCACTTGATGACCTGATATGGTTCAAAGACTACAAGTTCGATAAAATCAGTGATTTTCTTGGTTCTACTCAAATGAACGTTACTGTAATAAATGCAGGAACACAGCATAACGTAGTACCTGACAAATGTTATTTTACCGTTGACGTAAGAACTAATGAATTTTATGACAATGAATCTGTTTACAACTTCATTTGTGAAAATATAAAAAGCGAAGTAAAAGCAAGGTCTTTCAGATTGAACCCGTCTCATATAGACATAAATAATCCGCTCATTCAGCGTGCTATAAAAATGGGTATGAAACCTTTTGGTTCACCTACGCTGTCAGACCAGGCGCTTATGCCATTCCCATCTTTTAAACTTGGTCCAGGTGAATCATCCAGATCACATTCTGCCAATGAATTCATTAAAATCAGCGAGATAGATGAAGCTATAAAGACTTATTCTGATTTATTAGACGGGGCTGTGATATAAATCACAGTCCTCCTTTTTTATTTATCTTCCCAACCAAGACTCAGGGTTTATCTTTGACGTTTCTTTACGCAATTGGAATTGCAGTATATTGTCTGCGCCTATAGAACCAAGAACCTGGCGTGTACCTACACTCTGACCGCGATGGACGCATACAGATGACAGATTACAATATACAGATATGTAATCACCATGACGTACCATTACTACCATCGTTCCTCCAAAACTGAATACTGCACTAACCTCTCCATTGTATATGGAACGTGCATGTGCACCCGACTGTCCCAATATGTTTATACCTTTATTATCGAGGGTAACATTCTTAAGGCCCTCTACATTATATTGTCCAAAATGACTTACAATACGATATGAACCGGTAATAGGCATAGGCAACCTGCCTCTATTGCTCTCAAAGCCACCACTAAGACGACGGTCTACGCTATTAAGCATAGGTACGTCTACTGATTTCTGCGCAGCAGCAACTTCTCTAGCAGAAGTTCTTCTATCATTTTCGGCCTGCCGTTCAGCATCCTTACGCTCAGCAACAGCCTGACGTTCAGCTGCATCTGCAGCTGCTTTCTCGGCAGCACTCTTCTGAGCAGCAGCACGTGCAGCTGCTTTTGCTCTTTCTTCAGCAGCCTTGGCTGCTAAAATCTTACGATGATTCTCACGGGCAGCCATCTCTGCTTCAGCTTTCTTCTTAGCCAATTCGGCAGCTCGCTTGCGTCTTGCCTGGACATCTGCGCGGGCTTTAGATTCTGCAGCAGCACGGGCTCTTGCCTTTGCTACCTCTTGCGCAATGAGTCTGTCTATCTGAGAGTTTAACGCAGCATCTTTCTTACGCTGTTCTGATATAATAGTCTGTATGGTCTTCTGCTGGTTTTGAAGGGTGCTTACAACTTGTTGCTGCTCATCTTTCTTACCTTGCAACTTACGATGTTCTACTAGTCCTTTACGCAGCACTACTTTCTTTACTCCTTTAACCTGAAAGAGTTGAGCTTGTTTTGCGTCTACCTGCTGCTGTTTGCATTTAACCATCTCGCCCTGTGCCCGCTGATAAGAAGCGTATTCGCGTACAAACCTCAGACGGCGATACATCTGTGCAAAGTTTTTTGCACTGAAGATGAACATAATCTGATCTTGTATAGAACGGTTATTATATAGATAACGCATGGATTTAACATACTTCTGCTTACGATCGTTAAGCTCAGCCTGAAGAATTTTCAATTGATTATTAAGATTGTCAATATTGCCATTTATATGATTAATATCACTCTGAATGGTATCAATAGAACGGCGGCGCTGCTCTATCTCACTATTAATCAACATAAGATTTTGAAGACGCTCCTTAACATCACGCTGATTAGAATTGAGGCGTTGTTCCTGTAAACGTATCTCACGCTGAATCTTCTGGCGCTGAGTTTGCAAACCTTTTATAGTAAGGTTACTATAATTTGCCGTTTTACCTTTCCTACTGGTTTTTCTTGTAGTATTGGTAACACGGGCTTTCTTCCTTACAGTTTTTTTATTTTGTGCGTAAGGACTAATTATAATAGTAAATAGTAAGACTAGAAGTATATAAAATCTTTTCATTATAATGCCATAAACCTCCTAAGAATATCATTAACTGTAACTTCTGTATATTTACTTGACACAGTGGTACGTGGTTCCCATTCACTATCGTGACCAACATTATTCAGAATGAGATTTATTTTCACTTCTTTATTTGCTGTAGTAAAATCTATCTTCATATCTGTCGGAAATGTCTTATTCTCTACAGATTTAAATTCACGATAATCCCAGTTAAGTTGGGTCTGGCCATGTAACTTATCCTTATACAGAATGTTAGCCATATTAAGCTGTCCACTGTTGTTATCGGCAAGCCATTTATAGTTCATTTTATCCCTTGAGAGTGTTATTATTGTGTTCCCGCCGTCTATCGCTGTTGCGAAATCTTTCAGCATTTCATCTGTTACCTTTGTCTGGCCCGGTTCAAAAAGTTCGTTCCAGAACAATGCCTGAAGGGAATAGAAATTCAATCCGCTATTGCGTAAGAAATCCAACTGATCGTAAGTAGCTTTGATGTACTGTTTATTTATACGGTCAACAATAAGTACATAATCTTTTGTAAATTCAAGACGTCCGGCTTCAACAAAACCAAACATCATCAACTGTAGACGAATTACATCGTCACGCTTCATTTTGAGATTTCCCGTCAAGGTCATATTCTGGGATCCTACTTCGATTTGGAATTTAACCTTAGAAGTAATAAACTTAGAATACATGGCATTATCAGAGACTTTCTGCAAAACCTTCTGTTGTTCTATATTTTCTATTTTAACAGGTTTTTCGACATTGACCAAAGTCTTCTTGGCTGCACAGGATGTGAGCAGCAAAGGAAAAATCAACAGGGCTATTTTAAGAAAAGATAAAGGTTTCATTTTTCCAAATATTTTTTTAGTTTGATTTTTTTGAATAATAATATATTTGATTTATCTGCTGTCTTTGCAGATCGGTTCCAATAGTTCAGTGCTTGCTTGACATCGCCATTCTTTATATATATATCACCTGCATGTTCAAGGATAACATTGCTCTTGGTACTATCATTCTGAACGGCTTGATCGATATATATCTTTGATTCCGCATAGCGTTTCTGCATGAATAATATCCATGCATATGTATCAAGATAGGTGCTATTCTTAGGTTCTGCCTTAACGGTCTTATAACTCATCTGTTCTGCCTTTTCCAAATTCAATCCTTTTTCGCTTAAATAATAAGCATAATTGTTCAAGCATGGAACGTTATCATCTTTCCACTGAAGACATGAATCGTATGCAGCAAATGCAGCTTTATGCTCTCCTTTAGCATGTAAGATATCTCCCATAAGTCCATAATAATCTGAAGCCAGCGAGGCATCGCTCTGATTATTTATCATGCTTGTTCCCTTCCTGAATATCTCTAAAGCATTATCCAGGTCGTTATTGAAATAATAGGCCATTCCCAAATAATAAAAGAATGCCATTTCATCGGGGTTATATTCCAATGCGGGTTTACATAGTTCGATAGCCTGATTATAGTCTTTCTTTTCCCAAGCATATTGTATCAATTGTAGCCTGCTTGCTGCATTATCAGGAGCTATTTCAAGAACTTTATTGAGCATAACTGCTATGCTGTCTTTAGGCATTTTCTTTGCATTCATATATACACTACATAGTATATACATGTTGGGATCAGTCTGTTTTTCTTTGAATACATCCTTGAAGAGATTCAATATTTGGGTACTATCGCCACCTTTTTGTTCATTATCGGTTACAGCCTGTTTCATCAAATCCAACTTCTCACTATCATCTGTATTATTGTTGACTAATAGTTTCTTTAATAAAG comes from the Xylanibacter oryzae DSM 17970 genome and includes:
- a CDS encoding AMP-dependent synthetase/ligase produces the protein MQTNSHLSVLIHDQAKKYGEREALIYKDFGGSQWKSVSWNTFSKTVKQVSNSLLNLGVKVQENIGIFSQNTVQYVYTDFGAWGIRAVTVPLYATTSEDQIQYMVNDAQIRFIFVGEQEQYDKAHRIFALCPQLERIIIYDRSVRISTHDPNALYFDDFLKLGENLLRQSEVETLYKQASFDDIANILYTSGTTGVSKGVMLTYGQYYAALVANNKCVPITEKDRIMNFLPYTHVFEKGWTALCLSEGATLIVNTNPKDVQKSMRETHPTSMCSVPRFWEKVYVGVKDQIDRANPIQRKIFVNSLKIGRKHNIECLSKGKRPSLALSLKYKLINNTVFSLIRKEMGLENANLFPTAGATVSSEVEEFVHSIGLNMIVGYGLTESLATVSCDHLGETYTVGSVGRPIEGIDIKISKEGEILLKGPTITPGYYKKEDLTKMAFDEEGYFRTGDSGYLLDGELYLKERIKDLFKTSNGKYIAPQMIESKMLVDKFVDQISVVADQRKFVSALIIPEYRLLEEWARENGIEFISREDLCSNPKVCNMMMERLETLQQSLSHYEQIKRFTLLPHHFSMEKDELTNTLKLKRGVINKNYADEIDKMYKE
- a CDS encoding M20 family metallo-hydrolase — its product is MDYKEYTNDAVEMLKALISTPSISKDEEKAANVFTKFIVEWGFKYKREANNVWIFSNDFDNNKPTLLLNAHIDTVRPVDSWTRSPFVPDMYFDILYGLGSNDCGGGLVSLLQVFRIITSKEQKYNTIFLASAEEEISGENGITSVIPLLPDIDIAIVGEPTGMQPAIAEKGLMVLDVIARGKSGHAARNEGINAIYESLDDLIWFKDYKFDKISDFLGSTQMNVTVINAGTQHNVVPDKCYFTVDVRTNEFYDNESVYNFICENIKSEVKARSFRLNPSHIDINNPLIQRAIKMGMKPFGSPTLSDQALMPFPSFKLGPGESSRSHSANEFIKISEIDEAIKTYSDLLDGAVI
- a CDS encoding murein hydrolase activator EnvC family protein; the protein is MKRFYILLVLLFTIIISPYAQNKKTVRKKARVTNTTRKTSRKGKTANYSNLTIKGLQTQRQKIQREIRLQEQRLNSNQRDVKERLQNLMLINSEIEQRRRSIDTIQSDINHINGNIDNLNNQLKILQAELNDRKQKYVKSMRYLYNNRSIQDQIMFIFSAKNFAQMYRRLRFVREYASYQRAQGEMVKCKQQQVDAKQAQLFQVKGVKKVVLRKGLVEHRKLQGKKDEQQQVVSTLQNQQKTIQTIISEQRKKDAALNSQIDRLIAQEVAKARARAAAESKARADVQARRKRAAELAKKKAEAEMAARENHRKILAAKAAEERAKAAARAAAQKSAAEKAAADAAERQAVAERKDAERQAENDRRTSAREVAAAQKSVDVPMLNSVDRRLSGGFESNRGRLPMPITGSYRIVSHFGQYNVEGLKNVTLDNKGINILGQSGAHARSIYNGEVSAVFSFGGTMVVMVRHGDYISVYCNLSSVCVHRGQSVGTRQVLGSIGADNILQFQLRKETSKINPESWLGR
- a CDS encoding DUF4292 domain-containing protein, whose protein sequence is MKPLSFLKIALLIFPLLLTSCAAKKTLVNVEKPVKIENIEQQKVLQKVSDNAMYSKFITSKVKFQIEVGSQNMTLTGNLKMKRDDVIRLQLMMFGFVEAGRLEFTKDYVLIVDRINKQYIKATYDQLDFLRNSGLNFYSLQALFWNELFEPGQTKVTDEMLKDFATAIDGGNTIITLSRDKMNYKWLADNNSGQLNMANILYKDKLHGQTQLNWDYREFKSVENKTFPTDMKIDFTTANKEVKINLILNNVGHDSEWEPRTTVSSKYTEVTVNDILRRFMAL
- a CDS encoding tetratricopeptide repeat protein, translating into MKNICKYLLLSATAFTLLTVVSACSVQKMQSAKTVVGNVKSPVADNLSHNSRLRFDYFLFESENQEQKDNLAGAFDLLDHCKDIDSTSANVYYKKAELYAQLKQDSLALLNFEKAATYDPSNSYYEEILAQFYTHAAKYDKAIAAYEKLYNTNKDRPDVLEILLQLYNQKTDYDNVINTIERLENVAGANEKLLMAKVQIYSLQGKKKEAINVIRQLAESHPNDLNYRVIEGDWQMENGLPEEALATYGRVLKQEPDNTMAQMSMLSYYKNNNQDSLANTLLKKLLVNNNTDDSEKLDLMKQAVTDNEQKGGDSTQILNLFKDVFKEKQTDPNMYILCSVYMNAKKMPKDSIAVMLNKVLEIAPDNAASRLQLIQYAWEKKDYNQAIELCKPALEYNPDEMAFFYYLGMAYYFNNDLDNALEIFRKGTSMINNQSDASLASDYYGLMGDILHAKGEHKAAFAAYDSCLQWKDDNVPCLNNYAYYLSEKGLNLEKAEQMSYKTVKAEPKNSTYLDTYAWILFMQKRYAESKIYIDQAVQNDSTKSNVILEHAGDIYIKNGDVKQALNYWNRSAKTADKSNILLFKKIKLKKYLEK